A window of Drosophila gunungcola strain Sukarami chromosome 3L unlocalized genomic scaffold, Dgunungcola_SK_2 000009F, whole genome shotgun sequence genomic DNA:
AAAGCGGAAGAATTTTGCAGTTTCGCCCTGCCTTCTCTTTGTGCTCCAATTAAATGGGTTTGTCGCCGATGGATTCACTTTATGGTCGGTTGGTGTGGTGGGCCCTGGCTTAGGGGATACTTCCTTTGCAGTTGCCCGGCCATCAGCCATCAGCCATCAGCCAGCCATCCGATTCCATCCGCCATTCCACCTGCAGATCCGAGTCGAGTTTCACGCTCCGCTCGCTTGGCAATTTGTTGTCGCGGCTGTTGACTTTGTCATTTcacttttccccttttccGGACTTGTGCTTAACGGCTTCCTTTCCATTCCTTTCcattcctttcctttcctttgctttcctttcctttcctcgAGCTTGCACTTTCAAGCTTAAGCTTTAATTGCTCGACTTTCCCCGCTCGGAATCGTTGACATTATTTTTTGTCGTTCGCCGAATCCTCTTTGCCCCATTCCTTTACTTACATCCACTCATCGGGACAAAATATGTTTAGCCTGGTTTCGGTGCTTCTCGTGGGAAACTCGGCTAAGAACATGTCAAACTCTCATCATCAGCATCGTCCTTTTGACTGCCCAGTCTTGTCTGGTCGTAATTATCACGCTAATGAATCAAGTGTACTCGCTTGTAACTAATTGATGTGAGAAAGGGACCCTGCCCCGCACAGTTCCCAGATTCCGAGTGGGGTTGACTCGATGAAACTCACACCGAGGACAACCTCTGACGCGTGTGCTTTTTTGCCGGGGTAGTTGCGAGGGTCACGATGATGATTTGCATGTGAAATTTAGCCATTAGCCAGTGACCATATTCACCGAAGAGAACAGGGCACGTTTGATAAGAATTAAAAACTGTGCCGGGGCAATTGCCTGTAGTCTTTGTGAACTTTTCTAAATGGATTTCCCTGATTTGGGCTTACTTTCTGCGCTTACCTTCCTGCTTGGCAGAGGACTCAGGGGATTTCTTGGGAGCTTGTTAAGCGACCTTCCCGCCTCCTCAggtggtgatgatgatgggcTTGTTCGTGGCTGATGACTTTCGACTCCCTTGGAGCATTCGCCAGTAATAACTGCgattgtatttgtatttattgttatttgccAGGTGAACTTTTCTGAAATTGCAAAAGAAAAGCGAAACTGGGGAAGGGCAAGTGGAAGTAGAAGGGGACGCGGAAAAGTTTGCATAAGCCGAGGCGAGCTGCGCCGgcaatcaatttcaatttttaagccCTTTACCGAGGAcaacgtttttaattaatcgTCGGATTACCAGGAGCTGCAGGACTCTGGACGTGGCTGCTGCCCAGGGCAGCGGTTTACGctcatcccatcccatccagCTGTCCATTTTTTCCATTATCTGTGCCATTTATTCTATTTTTGTCGCACAACTCAGCTAAACGAGCGACAAATTGCTGCCGAGCATCGACCAAGTGCCGGCATCATCCTCCATCCTCCGAAGCTGATGAACTTCCATTGTCCCCTCGCCTCGCTGCGGCGGCTTAATCCTTCCGCGCTTTGTGTCATCAGTGCGGGACTCCGTGCGCCACTTGTGATGGATTTGGCAGCCATAGTTGGCCCTCTGGCCCTCTGGCCCTCCGGCCACATGGCCATATGGCCACAAGTGTCATGGCGATTTCGGGGCAGGGCAGGGATTGCACTCGCTTCGATTTACTCGCATTGTGGTCTCGGTCCCCTGCGCTCCGAAAATCTGTTTTGAAAACCAATAAATCAGATTTATTGGCCGCCTCTGCCAGTCTCGTTCTGTCCTTGCTGTAGCTGTCTCTCTTCATTTGCGATTTAAGCTCGCTTTGTCTGTGCTTTTTTTCCCGGTGTATATTATGACAAAGTGTTGTTGGAAGGTTTACACTGCGGCTCTATCAACAGCTCTTGTGGGCGATTCCGGGAAGTAGACGCAAAGTGCGGAATTAAAAGCTGATGAATAGTGCCCTCTATGGCGGGGATGTCATGCATGAATGGCAACCGAAACAGACACTCAGAGTTAGTACCCTACTAACAATCTCCTGACCTCCATTAGCAGCCCAGTGGCCGCTTCCGGCCCGAAGCTCACGCCAATTACCGTCATCAAAGTCCATCAGAAGCCATCAAAGCGGAGCCATAAATTACAGAAGGTGCTAAGAGCCACACGGACGTAgtaaaattgccaaaaaataatGACACATTTCCCACACCTCCTCGGAGGCAGGGAACAGTTGCCCGTCGACGATGTCATCATCGTCGTTAGAGGCGCAAATCTGCGCTCTGGGCAATGTTATTGTAGCAATCGACACCCAGCGCGTTAAAAACACACATGTACAGCCGAAACACAGATGATTGCAGGGGTCGGAGCGGTTCGGTATGGCCCGTGGCGTATTTCGGTTTTGACCACCGAATCCATTCCCACTGCCGTCTCTCTACGGGGGTGTTGACAATTCAAACGCAATAATTGCGACCGAGAACCGCACGACGCTCGACGGTCGGCGCTCGACGGGATTCGTAGCTGAGATTTGGATTGGGAGTGCCGAAAGGTGTGGCGCGCTCGTTACGCCGTGTTTGACACAATGTCAACTTTTGTAATAAGTTTCTGCCGGCCACTGTGCGCCGTAAAAAGAAGAAGGACATGGGCATGTTAATGGCAGTTGCAGCTCGCTTTGATCTCCGCACCGGGGTAGTTCGACCTGGACCAAAAAAGCCGCACCCCTTGCCAGACGAGACGCAGTTTTAATGAACGCCACCCCGCCCTGCGTAGTGCTGGGTTCTCTGGTTGCTGATTTTTGATCCTGTTACCCATTGTGGCCATTGTTCTCGCACCACCCCGCATTCATCATTTGCCGTCCCGTTTTTTCCATGCAGTTTTTTTCGCTTGGGTGTTTATTATTAGCCCGGCAAATACATCCGCACGCCGAAGTCGCAACGCCAGCCGGCGATCCTTTTCGTGCCTTTTCAGCTCCGGCGTATTCGGTCGAGCTGTGCCATTGTGTACGGGCACTGCCGAATGTTGGTTTAATGAGTTGAATATGTCAATGGCCTGCGTCTGCAGGGGCAGAAATGTAGTCATTAGCATTTCGAAATTACGCAAAATATTTGGTGAAAGGAAAACGAAACATTTCGAAGAAAGCGCGTTTTTAGTGGTGAGGCGGCCGCAGGCGAGGTTTCAAATGATGTGGCACAAACACAACATTGTTTTCTCAATCCGGGTATTGGTGCACAATGAActttatacaaatttgtatactTTGTGGTatcttttcaaaattgttcccatacacaaaacaaaacctGTTAAAACTATCCACACCCTTATGCAGAGAGTAATACAAATTCGGTCAAAAGATTAGAACGCtgtaaaggagacatttccctatattgtttatatattcctgatcagAAACTTTTGGAGACTTTCTCTTAAACCATTTTGTTTTCGAACTGTCTTGGTATGCACACCATTTTTCCTTTTGATTGGTGTGTTACTAGTTACGGTCAAACCATCACAGATGATATACAATTCTTCGGCTATTTATGGTAGAATGGAATTTGGTATGGAACAGCTTATGAACAGCTGACCGAATTTCAGTATATTTCTGCTGAATTTTCACCAATTCAGAGATTGAGACGTTTCGGGAATGCCCAAAGTATATTGTGACCCCTTTTCAATTTGGCTTTGGTTCGGTTCTGGGTTCGCACCTAAACGATTTATAAGGTTATTATGAACCCGTTTTGTCGATATGCTGAACGGGGCTTAGGCTCGAACAAgggcttaaaaataatttaatttcatttatttaaaatttatgtttttttgtcCATTCACTCTTTTTTATTGCAGTCTTccgattaaaaaaattttaaagtgtgATATGAACACACAATCCCCCAAAATATagaatatttgaaaacaagaaaggaagcaaaattcggcaagccgaagtttatatacccttgcagctattgcaagaatttaatatttttgaaaacattaaaattatgatttacttgcgtatatgtctaaaaacattgaagcaatgatgatttgcagctcattattaggtagttattttatataatttattatttctattggagctatatgatatagttgtcctattttgatgaaattttaaccgtaattctgaattatttaaccctTACTATacgtcgaagaactaaaaaaaaaattaaaaaacagaaaagttataattttttttcatttatttttccgattgttcctatgggagctatatgctatagtcgtccgattttgataaaatttaaatcataattctgaaatattaaaccattactaaatgtcgaagaactaaaaaaaaattaaaaaacagcaaagttataattttttttcatttatttttccgattgttcctatgggagctatatgctatagtcgtccgatccggctcgctccgacttatatactacctgcaatagaaagacaacttttgggaaagtttcatgcagatagcttaaaaactgagagactagtttgcatataaacggacggacagacggacagacggacggacagacggacatggctaaatcgactctactagtgatgctgatcaagaatatatatactttatagggtcggaaacgtctccttcactgcgttgcaaacttctgactgaaattataataccctctgcaagggtataaaaattggttaaacaaaattccaaaaaGGCTATATTTTATCTTGAACCGAACCCGATAAGGAAATGAAACGTGCCggtttatatacaaaataaataagtactCGGGTTAATGGTTCGTTTcgtcttaaaaataaatctaaagcACTCCGGTTAGGAGTAATCCAACTACGTAGTGGTTCAGTTGGATAACTAATCAGTTTTAAATGGCTAATCACTTTGCCATGacaaaatttttaagcaaaatcgTTACAAAATTGTAGccaataaaaagttttttagcACACTCATTCTACACTCAAGCTTTATAGCTCATCAgatgtttaagtttttagtaaagtaaaatatttggatGCGGTGAAATCTAAACAGCCATACAAGTGAAAAGTGTGTATAAAAAACAACGAAGtcacaaacaaaatttgatatctgatacttatttttagatttttaaagtgccataaacttattaataatcatGAATCCTTGTTAAACCGTCTCAGTTTCTTAACACTTTAATGAATTGTAATGAAGAAAAATCGATTGGTGTAATCAGCGTAGAAaccaattagtttttttttcgagatCATTTACTTGCGCCCACGAATTTCATTGAAAGTTTGCATATTCCTTTATTTAAAGCGACAAAGTTAATTGTGGCATATGTTCAAGGACCCGACCGAAGCAATCTGCCCCGTAGAGCCATTGAATGGCCACAGAAGCCGCAGAAACACGCTGACATATTGCACAAAGGCCGCCGTCCAAATGGGTTACTTATCGCACAGAAAGGACCGCCGCTGGCGAGCAGGACTCTACTTATCGGAGGGCTATCTGTCCGCTGCCGGTGCTCAGCAAACCGCGAAATCGAATCCATAGATCAAGCGAACgagtgaaaaataaaactgattCAACTCGCGCTAATAAATGAAAGGCAGCCCAAATGTTTGCAATTGCTTTGACATGTTTGACAACAATGGCGAGCGGGGCGCGACTTAAGCCGGCGACAAATGCGATTGCCTATAGAAATGGGTGAAAACCCATTCCGAGGGCGGGGTGCAGCAACCCTTGAGTCGCGTCCTGCTCAGTTCCTGCGAGGTCCTGCGAGGTCCTGCTCAGGGCATTTGCattgatttcaattaatttgcttGTTGTGTCATCTCCGGTCCTCTGGCCGTGTTGTTCGGATTGCGTGGAATGTAATTGATATTTGGTTTGGTGGGGTATTCGGTCTTTCGGGCCTTTGGGCTGGTGCGAGTCAAGTGCTAGCCACCCCTCGCCGTGCCAAGGCCAACCCATCCCCTCTCCGAGGAAGGTTATGTAAATGCCAAACATGCATTAGAGGCCAGCGGACTTCCTCCTCTCTCACCTCTAATCCCGGTCGGAATTATTCAGGCGGATGACTTCTGCGCCGTCTTCGCTCAGCTGTGCGGATTTCCTCGGGGTGGCGGTGACAACGGCCAACTGTCATCGGCAGCTTCACTGCCAGCAGCCAGGACAACAAGGTGTTTGTGCCCCAGACTTGTCTTTGCCCGAGCGGATGAGTCAGCGGCACTcacattcgcattcgcattcgcaaaCGCACTTCCCCAGTTGCTTTTAGTTTTGTGAATTTCAAATGCCAGGACATCTGTTCAAGTGTTTCGGGGATCAGACCCAATCCTCAAGCGATTTTAATGCGCTTAGTTTGGAAAGTATACCCAAGTGGCGAGGAACTTAAAGAACTGCGATTCAATGGTTCAATCTCGCCCACCCACCGCTTATTGTGTACCATAATTGCAGCAATTTGAATGtccaattgaaaacaatttaggAAGTGTGACTATTATTAGTTTTCCCAATTGGGCCGTGCGTGTGAATGCCAAATGGAGCCATCAGTCCGTCATGAATTGTTGATGAGGATCAATCGATGCGACTGTCCTTGGAATTTATTTTGGAGGacttcaaatatttatacgaaatttggcatttatttattttgagcaTGGGTTAATCGGTTTAAAAAGTTGCGCCCTCGCAGGGCTTTGTTTTTTACAAAGTTTTTCCCCAGCAACTTTCTTTGGCTTCCATTTCGGGCTGCctgttaattgttaattggctGCATCGATTGTTAATTGTTCCAGTTGTTGTTGGTGGAGACTGGATTGGGGGCATTGTGAGTGAAAAGTTTCGAGTGCTTTCGTCTGGCCAAAGTTTGTGGCGAAACAAAGGGAGCTTCGCTTGCGGATTGATTGGTTCGTGAATTAATTACGTGGATTGCGCAAGATTACATAATCCCCCTTGGCAGCTCATCCCCAGTATCCGACAAAACTTGAAGTTTCcagcccacacacacacacacaccactcGTCCCTTAAGTTATGCCCCATTTCTGCTCGAAAATGTTCCGTTGATAATCCTGAAAAATAGAATCCTATTCGCAACCGTCCCCAGTGCCCTTACAGGCCCATTTCCACTCCCATTTCCAttgccattttcatttccagcCATTGCCCGTATAtacgctttttatttattttgcttttaacaaaatttggCAAATTTACACTTCGCTGGCAGggcaacaaacaacaacagcccATCAACAAAAGCCGGGCACCCACTAGCAGCACATCCCCAATGGCCGCCAACTTCCAGGACGGCCTGATTGCGCCATAGCCCCATAAATAAGGGCAACATTCAATGCAAATTGGACTATTTACGCAAATTTTATTGCCACACAATTTTTACACTTTCTGTTGTGTTTGCTGTCGCTAGTTTTCCTTCGCCACATGGAGACGCAAATGCTTTATTCCTTTGTTGTTGCCAATACTTTGCAGCCTCTGCGGAGTTGGTGCCCCAAGCGTCTACTAAATCAGGCCATTTGGACGCTGCTCCCTGACTTTCACTGGGGCGCCAATTTGGCCCCTTTGTTGTGGGCCTCGTCTTCGACCCTCGAACCCTTGGAACCCTTGGAACCCTTTCTGCCTCGTCGAATTATGCGATTTTGTGTCATTATTCCCTCGCTAAACGAGGCAAATTTCCCCCCCTTCCCATCGGAAATCGTTGGGTAGCcgaatgtgttttttattgacatttagACGCGTCGCAGACGCAGATTTGCCCCAGCCTCAACGAGTTGATTCCAGTTGGCCTGGCCTGGTGTCATAAAGCCGCCTACGGCGGGGATTTACCAATAAATTCGTTCTAGTGAAAATTTATTGACATTGCTTTTTAAACCGCGACGCGTGCTGCCCCCAGAATTTTTATCTCCAGGAAATAGACATTGATGGCTTTGCTACGAGCAAGTGGAACTGACCTTTAAAGCCCACCATGTTTGCTATGAATACCGAGAGGGTAATTGTTCGGCTGTCGTCAATTGATTGAGGCATAAAAATGTAGTAAACGACAAATATTGGTATGATTTTGTGGTTTAAAATAGTAGAAGGTGTAAAATATAATAGATGGACTACAAAACAGTAAAATTACATGACTTTATCTATGAATCACAATCAAATTTAACATCTGTTTTCCAAACTTGCAGGAAATTCAACATTAAATTCATTGGTTGAATTTATTGAGTAAGTGATTGAAAATTATAACAGGACACTGTGGATTATAGTAGAATAAATATCACGTGACTTTATTTATGAATCTCTCACAAACAACGAATTTTGTGCAATTTATATGTTGTCGCgctaaccaaaaatattttggaaataaaattatatttcgaCGCAGCTTGCCAAACATTCAAGActaaattattacttttaagCCAGGTCTAATTATATTTGCGATTCTTAAAATTGGGAAATTTGTTGCATATACGTATTATGTAGTAACTTGGTCTTCACTCATTCCGCACACAAAAGAACACATGCGTCAAGGCCAAAATTAACAGAGTTATTAGCTCGTTATCTTTTGCACTTCATATTTACACAGTTGGCTACCAAAAGCCGAACAAATCAGTGTGAATGCCAAGCGAACAGCCCGAAAGGAGGACAAACCCAAAACCCACACCCTCTCCACACGCAGTTTACCCCTAATTTTGTCGCTTGTGTTGCTTAAAATTCAAACAATGTGTTGATGCCTTCACACCAACCAAAACATGCATAATTAATATGCAaagagcagcaacaacaactgcggACAGCCGCAAGGAGCAACTTTTCCGAGCGGCCTGCTTGTGGAAAATTGAAAGGGTTagcatcattttttttttttgtgggctGCGGCGGGGAGGGTTTAGGCCGAGGCGACACTTTGCTTTTGGCCGCTTCATTATCACAGCTTCCGCGTCAACATTATTTCcacaaaacagcaacaacaatggagttgttgttgttgttgttgttgttgttgccatgCATAATTCATATGAGAAAAGCAACAATAGGCGACAGCGATGAGCGGAGCAAAAGTGAAAACCTCAAACCTTTCCGAGCTGGCAGTGAAAATGCTTTAATTGAAGCGagcacactcgcacactcgCACACCCTGGTcttcatttgcatatttcaaTGCATGCAATTAGGCGCAAGGagggtggaggtggaggtggcgGCGTTTAGCGGGGAAAGTAGCAACTGCCGTGACATGGAAAAAAGTTACGCTCCCCTTCCACATCCATTACAAGTTGCCATTTTAACGCTGTTCCGCCCGCTCCATCTTATTCTTTCAGCCAAATCCCGGCATTTCACGGTCAACGGTCTTCTGAGTGCCAATAACAcgcttcagcagcagcagaaccaATACAACCTGCAGCCATCGAATGACAGTCGCAACATCTACAATAATCCCTATATTCCTCCgcctcagcagcagcaacagcagcagcagcagcaacagcagcaacagcagcaacagatgCAGCAGACGCAGCAGCGCACCGCCCACCTGTTCAAGGCGTTGGCTGCCTCCGCTGCAGGCACCAATAGTCTGACTCATCCCTACGACTTCTCCAACTCATCATCCTCCTCCAACGCGAACAATGACAACCAGGGATCATCCTCTTCGGAAGCGGAAAACGCCTTCCTAACTCATAACAACGGTAAGTGGTGCTCTTCAAGAGCGATTTATAATCTTAATCAAGCTATGATGAAGACAATTTCTACCTAAGCAGAGGATAATTAAgtgtttattgaaattaaaaacaatgagaaaaggcaaattattaaaactggGTTAgaaaggtttaaaaataacttaatccGTACCAAAACTGATTTACTCATTTCCTGATGGGACTAAATGCTATTATAACTAGAGGTCATGGATAgttatactatttttttattacatcgttttaaatacttttcatcACACTTGCACTTACTAAATAGTAAACCAGAATAATAGTGAATAAGACTAGCCAGATTCGTATGAACGTCTCCTCAACATCCTGCGGTGGGTCGATTTCAAAAggattttttatgaaatattgaaattagGAAGCTTCCAAAGAAGAGGATGCGTAAAATGCATGGCCGCAAATTGAATTAGGACTCcggcaattaaaaacacaacTCCCCGGAACTCCCAAGTAATATTTCCTTTTCCTGCACCCTCGCAATGAATCAGGAAAACAGCGGACGAGGGGCAACTTGTTCACCTGCCTGGTTGGATGCCAGCTTGCCATAATTTGCAcgcaatttgcatttcaagTGGGCCATCCCCTCCCATCCCGACGGCAACTCCTCAAGTTGGCTAGTTGCCGGGCTTTCCTTCTAATTACATCTCACAAAAAGTGCTCAGTGCTCAGGTGCTCAGGGTTCAGTGCTCATAGCTCAGAGCTCAGAGCCAGCTTCAGGTTCAGTCTCAGTCTCAGGCAATGGAAACGAGGCTCGAACTTGGCGCCCAGTCCGGCGGCAGTAAGTGAAATTTATGTGAGTGCTTATAACTTGTAAAGGTAAACGGACCGGAGAGCGGACCACGTTCGAGCAAGAGGTAAATGAGAGTTTGTTTAGCAACAAATTAAGCTTGGAAAAGGTGTGCGGTGCCGAGATTTATGTGGGTGCAGTCAGCGACGAGGCGAAGGGGCCCGAAATGAGTGCGGATCAGTGGAAATTCGTCGTGATTATCCAAGTCGAATTGAATTACCACAGCACTGAGTACAGTGTATCTATTCCTGCTGTCTCCGGCTTAAAGCCAGCCCGAAATGAGAAGCTACTCCTTCGCTTCTGGGGCCCCCGAGCAGCAGCATCACTGGCCATTGTTGGCTTCGTTCCTCGGGAGGGCCATAAAATGTGGCAAAGTGCAATTGCCTGGCAGGCCAGGGATGAGCCG
This region includes:
- the LOC128259881 gene encoding rho GTPase-activating protein gacU, with product MMSYQKGLKDPNLDRHTSKAKSRHFTVNGLLSANNTLQQQQNQYNLQPSNDSRNIYNNPYIPPPQQQQQQQQQQQQQQQQQMQQTQQRTAHLFKALAASAAGTNSLTHPYDFSNSSSSSNANNDNQGSSSSEAENAFLTHNNGKRTGERTTFEQEVNESLFSNKLSLEKVCGAEIYVGAVSDEAKGPEMSADQWKFVVIIQVELNYHSTEYSVSIPAVSGLKPARNEKLLLRFWGPRAAASLAIVGFVPREGHKMWQSAIAWQARDEP